CGAAATCAAAAGCGTGCATCAATCCGCGCGCCCGCAAATCAATATCGTGCCAATCGGCAACGATGGAGGAAATTTTTCCAGCAAGTTCCGGCGGCGTTTCCTTTCGGAGACGCTCGATCATGGCGGAGGAAACATCAATCGCAACCACTTCCGCACCGAGCTTGGCAAATGGAATGGCATAAGTTCCTGGCCCGCAGCCAACATCCAAAATCCTGATGCCCTCGTTCAAAACACCTTTTTCCAAAAATCCGCGAAGCATCGTCTCATCAGCGCTTTGGCGTTTTTGCAAATCGCTTTCGTTTTTGCGATAGCCGCCCGCGACCAAGTTCCATATATTTTGGTTGGAAAACGCTTTTCCCTGCGCGTTGTCGACCAAATATTCTGCCCAAGCGTGTTTCCAAAATTCCGGCGTGCGAAAGTTCATTTCCATGATTGAATCGTTTTTTATCCGGTTTTAAGTAATGTTTTCCAAGACGAAACGAGCGCGAAAATTCATCCGAGCCATTCTGAATGGCAAAAACTCATGCCATTCTGAATGAACGAAAGCTAATGTCATTCTGAGCCGATAGGCGATGAATCCACATGCTCATGAATGGATGCTTCACTTCGCTCAGCATGACAGAAAAAAATCATGTCATTCTGAGCCGATAGGCGATGAATCCACACGCTCACGAATGGATGCTTCGCGCTGCTCAGCATGACAAGACAAGAAATCATGTCATTCTGAGCCGATAGGCGATGAATCCACATGCTCACGAATGGATGCTTCACTTCGCTCAGCATGACAAGACAAGAAATCATGTCATTCTGAGCCGATAGGCGATGAATCCACATGCTCACGAATGGATGCTTCGCGCTGCTCAGCATGACAAGACAAGAAATCATGTCATTCTGAGCCGATAGCCGAAGAATCCACACGCTCACGAATGGATGCTTCGCGCTGCTCAGCATGACAAGACAAGAAATCATGTCATTCTGAGCCGATAGGCGATGAATCCACACGCTCACGAATGGATGCTTCGCGCTGCTCAGCATGACAGAAAAAAAATCATGTCATTCTGAATGGCAAAAACTCATGCCATTCTGAATGAACGAAAGCTAATGTCATTCTGAGCCGATAGGCGATGAATCCACACGCTCACGAATGGATGCTTCGCGCTGCTCAGCATGACAAGACAAGAAATCATGTCATTCTGAGCCGATAGCCGAAGAATCCACATGCTCACGAATGGATGCTTCGCGCTGCTCAGCATGACAGAAAAAAAATCATGTCATTCTGAGCCGATAGCCGAAGAATCCACATGCTCACGAATGGATGCTTCACTTCGCTCAGCATGACAGAAAAAGCTTCGTTCAATAACTCATTTCAAAGCGCAGCGCAAGCGTTCTGCCGGGTTGCCATTCGTAATGCCAAAGCCGATACTTCGTGTCGGCCAGATTTTTTCCGATGAGCGAAATCCGGTAATTCTCAAACGACGCGGCCAGCATCATGTCCAGCAAGCTAAACGCTTCATAAGGCGTTGATTTATAATCGAAGAAATATCCGTCGCCCGTCACATTGTAGGTCAGTTCCGCTTCAAGGCGAACGCTTTCCAAATCTGTCCAGCCATAAAGGCTTGCGTTGTAACGATTTTCTGAGGTTTGGAAAGTAAAATCTTCTGGGTCAAGATAGGTATAGCTGGCGCTGAACGTAATGTTTTCAATCGGGCGAATTTTTAGGCCAACTTCTATGCCGCTCGGCGAGTAATCGCCCAAGTTTTTGCGATAATTAAAACTGCTCGTGTCCGTGCTGCCGGAGCTATTCTGCACCACCACATAGTAGCCGCCATTTGAAGTGCCAACCTTGTCGTTAATGATCAGGTTTTTCACTTTCATCGTGAAATAGGAAACTTCCAAGTAGCCCCAATCGCCAAATCGCTGGAAAATCCCGATGTCGAAGCTCTCGTTTTCTTCCGGTTCAATGTCCGTATCGCCGTATCCGCCAAGCGATTTGGAATATAAATCGCGCATGTTCGGCGCGCGGTAGCCTTTTCCATAATTCGCCTTGAGCGTGGTTGTGTTTTCGCCGATGGTCAAAAGCCGATAGGTTGCGCCAAATTTCGGGTTAAAAACCGTGCCGAATTCGGAATGATTATCGAGGCGAGCGCCTGCGAGAATGTTCAGCTTTTGGGCAAATGAGTGCTCATATTGCGCAAAGAGCGCGATGTTGGTTAAATCGTAATCGTCGGAGCGCGACGCGTAAGTTCCGGTGTAAAGGTCGACGGTGGTTTCCTTCCAAGCGCCACTTTTTTGTTTGACCAAAATCGTCTGAACGCCTTGAAACTGAAGGTTTTCTACGGCATCATCGTATTCCACAGAAGCGACATCCAAATAGCCATCGAGGCCGATTTTCAACGAACCTTTGCCATCAAAAACAGGAATGGTGTAGTCGCTCATCAGGCCGATTCGCGAGGTGTTGAAACCCGTTTCGCTGTCGGTGCTGAGCACAAGCTCATTATAATCCACGTTATTGAGATAAATTCGTGTGTTGAGTTGGCCGTTTTTCGCAAAGTATTTCAGCGCAAAGTCCGCGCCCACGAATCGATAATGCTCATCCGTTGGCGTGCTTTCGGCGTTGTAGAGCCATGAATTTTGATGCACGTCGGTGGAAACCGTCGTGTGAAGTTTGTCGGTGAGCTGATGTTTTAATCGATAGTTGAAATCGTAATTTTCCCAATCGTTCGAAAGATTTGTGAGGTAATCTTCCGTTGCTTCTCTATATCCAAACGACAAAAAATGGTCGGTATTCACATCGCCAAATGTGCTATTAAACGAAACGTTTGTCCCACCTATGTCGGGGCGGGCATAGCCATCGGCGTCGCTGTCGGAAATTTCCTGGCTGGCGTCGAACTCTCTTATATAGGAAACCTTTCCATGCCAACCGCTGGCCGGATCTTTTGCAATCACATTAATCACGCCTGCCGTCGCTTGCGAACCGTAAAGCGCCGACGCTGGCCCTTTGACAACTTCAATTCGCTCGACCATTTCCGTTGGAAGCATGTTGAAATTAATGCCGCCGTCCCAGCCATTGTTAAGCGGGCGACCATCGATCAAGACGAGCGTTTTATCGGACGAAGGGCCGCCATTCAGCGAGCGAATCGAAATGCCGTAGTCCGCGCCAATCGTCGCACCCGAGCGAATCACGCGAAGTCCGGGAATAAAATCCATCATTTCGCCAACATTATAGCGATAGCTTCGCTCGACTTCTTCGCTTGAAATTTGCGCCACGGGCTGCGGCACATCTTCCGGTCGGGCGGCTTGGCGCGTGGCCGTCACGGTAATGCCATCAAGCACGTGCTCTTTTTCCTTTTCAAAACGGATGACCACATGCGATGAATCGTTTTCGCCCAACTTGGTTGTTATTTCTACTGGTTCATATCCGAGGTGCGATGCCTTCACATGATACGTACCCGCGTTAATATTTTGGAATTCAAAGCGGCCATCCATTTTGCTCGAAGTTCGCGAGCCGCTTTCTTTTACCTCAAGCGTTGCCTGAAAAACTGGCTCGCCATGCGAATTCATCACTTTGCCGCGAAGCATTGGCTGCGCAAAAATGTCCGCTGAAAAATTGCTCAGGAGTAGAAACAACGCACCGAAAAGCAGTAAGCGAAAATTCATTAGGGTCTCCTTTTTAGATGATTTTTTCAAATAAGCCGACTTTTTTCAAAACTTATCAATATAAAATTTTGAAAATGCCTTTACTAAGAATAAACACGTTAGATAACAATGACAGGAAAAAATTCAACTGTTTTGTAAGGATAAAAAATATCGCTGATAAATCACAAAAGTGTAAAATACAGTTAGGAAAATCATTTTTCTCTATGTGATTAAGTTTTTATAAAAATGCGCTTAGAATCAAAATAAAAAAGCGCTTATCAGTTAGGCTAATTGATAAGCGCTCTTTCAAGATATGACTGTGAAAACTTTTTATACAGATCAAAACAGCATCAATAAAGTTGCTTTTTGAAAGCTTGATATTCTGCGGTGTAAGTTTTTCCGGAATTTTTTGCGCCCATTTTCTTGAGCACTTCGCCAATATATTTAATTCTATTTGCCGGATCGGGATGCGTGGATAGGAATTCTGGCGAGCGGTCGGAATCAAGAATTTTTTTGAAAAAGCCTTGCATTTCATACGGGTTGTAATCCGTTTTGGCCATCCAAGCTGCGCCGTTGCGATCGGCTTCTTCTTCTGCATCGCGGCCATATTTTAGGAAGGCCAAATTGTAGGCAAGGCCAGCGACTTGCTCAGCGGTTTCGCCCGCGCCGCCGATTTTCAGACCAAGCGAGACCAACCCGCCCGTGATTTGCTGCGCGGTCATTTCGTTTGTGGCATGGCGGAACGCGATGTGCCCCATCTCATGCGCAACGACGCCTGCAAGCTGCGCCTCGTTGTCCAGCATTTTCATCAATCCATAATAGAAATATAAATAGCCGCCTGCCGTCGCGAATGCGTTAACGACATCGTTTTTCAGAACTTGCACATTGTAGTTGAATTCTGTTTCGTAGGGAACTGCATTCGCGCTCAAAATCTTGCGCATCACTTTATCCACATAAGCATTCACTTGGCGATAGTTCGGGTCGCTCGATTTCAAAAAAGTGTAGTTTTTCGTATCGGCTTTAATTTGCGCGTCGGCTTCTTTACCGAGCTGCACATCGTCTTGAACGGAATACACATTGTTGTTGGAAGCCAACTTGCGAACGGTTTTGCAGGAGGAAACCGAAGCAACCGCGACCAACAAAATTAAAACGCGCGTAATGAATTTTTTCATTTTCCTTTAATTTGAATTTTAAAATTCCATATCGGCCAGAAACAAATATACTTCGGCTCAGCATTTAAGCCAACCTTCGCAAACACATGAAATAAAAAGCAAGACGGTGGCAAATCACGCCGATTTGTACTCTACATGCCACAAAAATAGCCCTTGCGGCTGTGCGGAAGTCGCGGCCAAACAGACATCTTTTGCCGAAAAAATCGCGTCGAAATCCTGAACGCTTAGCTCGCCATTGCCGACTTTGATCATGGTGCCAACGAGCAGGCGAACCATGCTGTGCAAAAAACGATTCGCGCGAATTTCCAGCATCAACCCGTTTTTTCGCTGATACCAGCGCGCTTTTTCAATCGTGCAAATTCGCGTTTTGGTTTGCGAACCCGCTTTGGAAAAACTGGTAAAATCGTGTTGACCGAGGATTTCCTGGCAGCACGCGTTCATGGCTCGCGCGTCGAAATCGTAGCGATAAATGCCGGTGAAGCGGCTCAAAAGCGCGGAATATCGGGTGAGCAAAAAGTAGCGATAGGTTCGCGATTTGGCGTCAAAACGCGCGTTGAAATTTTCCGGCGCGTCCTCGATTTCAATGATTTTGATTTGTGAGGGAAGCAGGCCGTTTAGCGCGTGTTTCAAACGAGAAATCGAAAGGCTATTTTCCGTGAGAAAGTTAGCAACTTGCGCTTTGGCATGAACACCAGCGTCGGTTCGCCCGGCTGCAATCAGCTCAACCGGCTCTTGAAGCACGCGGCAAAGCACCGATTCAATCTCACCCTGAATTGTTTTTTGATGCAAATTTTGAGGCTGGCGCTGCCATCCGGCAAAATCCGTTCCGTCATATTCCAGCAACATTTTCAGATTTCGCCGACTTCGCGCTATATTGAAAGTCGACTGTTCACAACTATCCGGTAAAACCATCTTATGTCCTTAAAAAAAGTTTTATCCTCCCTGTCCAATCTGAATACCGACGCAACCTATCAAATCCCAACGCTTTGGAATAGCAACACGATTTCCGTGCAAACGGTTAATCCGAAGACCTATTTCAGCGAGGCGATTCAGGAAATTCTTGCAACGCCGAAACAAGCATTTGCACCGGCCTTGCAAAACGACTGGACGAAATCGGCGGTAATCTATAATCTTTTTGCCCGCCTTACAACTGCTTTCGATCATAACGGCGACGGTGCGCTTTCGCTTTCACCGCTCGAAAACGGTTTTTGCGAAACGGGCACATTTTTGAAAACCATCGCTCTTTTGCCCTACATCAAAAAATTGGGCGTCAACACGATTCATTTGCTCCCGATTACCGCCATCGGACACGATGGCAACAAAGGCTCGCTCGGTTCGCCTTACGCCATCAAAAATCCTTACAAAATTGATGAAAATTTGTCCGAACCCACGCTCGGCTTGGATGTTGAAACTGAGTTCAAAGCATTCGTGGAAGCCTGCCACCACTTGGGCATCCGCGTGGTGATGGAGTTCGTGTTCCGCACCATGTCCAAAGATGGCGATTGGATTCAGGAGCATCCCGACTGGTTTTACTGGATTCAATCGGACATTGAAAATCGAGAGCCGGGCACAACCGACGAAAACGCTTACGGTAACCCGATTTTTTCCGATGAAAAATTAACGGAAATTAAGGAAAAAGTTCGCCTTGAGGATTTTTCCAAACTGCCGCCGCCGGATGAAAAATATCGCTGCATGTTTACTGAAACGCCCGAAAGCGTTGAAGCACAAAACGGGCGACTCATCGGGAAATTGCCCGACGGCAGCACGTGCAAAATTCCGGGCGCGTTTGCCGACTGGCCGCCGGACGACATTCAGCCGCCTTGGAACGATGTTACTTATTTGAAAATGTATGACCATCCTGATTTTAATTATATCGCCTACAACACGATTCGCATGTACGACGAGGCACTTAAGCAGCCTGCGTTTCGCAACAAGGCGCTTTGGGAACAAATCATCGGCATCATTCCGCATTATCAGGACGATTTCGACATCGATGGCGTGATGATCGACATGGGGCACGCCTTGCCGTTTAACCTCAAGAAAAAATTGGTTGAAACCGCCCGCGAAAAAAAGCCGGACTTCGCGTTTTGGGACGAAAACTTCACCGTTTCGGAAACAAGCCGAAAAGAGGGTTACAACGCGGTGATGGGTTCGCTGCCGTTTGTCAGCCACAAGCTGCACGAGCTGAAATCCTATATTAATTATCTGGGCGAGATCGGCGTGAGCGTACCGTTTTTCGGGACGGCGGAAAATCACAATTTCCCGCGCAATGTTTTCCGGTTTGGCTCTGGCGAAATCGGCCACCGATACGCGAAGTTTATTTGGGCGCTTGCGTCCGTTTTGCCCGCCGTGCCGTTCATTCATTCCGGCATGGAAATTTGCGAATCCTTCCCAATCAACACCGGCCTTGATTTTACCGCCGATGAGCAAAAACATTTCCCTTCGGAAAAATTGCCGCTCTTTAACGAGCACGCCTACAACTGGCAAAACACGAACGGCATGGAGCCGCTCGGCGCGTTTATCAAACAAATTCTTGACATTCGCCAGCGATTTTTAAGCGATTTGATGCGGGGCGAAAAAGGCACCATGAAAGTGATTGAAAGTGATAACCCGAGCGTTTTCGCGGTCGTGCGAACCGGCGGCGAACGGAAAATCGGCTTTATCGGGAATTACAATTTCAACGGCGAGGAGTATTTCAACTTAAAAATTGAAACGGAACGCACGGCGCTAACTGATTTATTTGCGGGCAAATCACTCGCTGTGGAAAATGGCAAAATTTCGGCATCGTTTTCCGCTGGCGAGTTCGCAATTTTTGAATTTTTAATTCCGAAAAGGTTTTCTTACGAGCTTGAAGTCGAACTTCAATTTTCAGATTACTTAACCAAAAAAACTACTTGCTCATGTCTTTACTCATTGTTGGCTCGTTAGCTTTTGACAATATTGAAACGCCTTTTGGCAACTCCGACGATACGCTTGGCGGCTCGGCAACTTATGTGGCGATTTCCGCCAGCTACTTCAGCGACGACATCAAGCTGGTTGGCGTTGTCGGCTCTGATTTCGGTGATGATAACATTCGCCTGTTGCAATCCAAAGGCATTGACACCGAAGGCATTCAGGTGATTGAAGGCGGCAAAACTTTTCGCTGGACAGGCCGCTACCACTACGACATGAACACCCGCGATACGCTCGACACGCAGCTCAACGTATTTGCCGAGTTCGATCCGGTGATTCCGCATCGTTATCAGCAATGTAAGTATGTTTGTTTGGGCAACATCGATCCGATTTTGCAGAGAAAAGTGCTTGAGCAAATTTCCCGCCCAAAGCTCACCATTTGCGACACCATGAATTTCTGGATTGAAGGCAAACCGGACGAACTGAAAAAAACGCTTGAACTTGTGGATGTTTTGGTCATCAACGACAGCGAAGCTCGCCAGCTCAGCGGCGATCCAAATTTGGTGAAATCAGCCAGAATTATTCGCGGCATGGGACCGAAAATTTTAATTATCAAAAAAGGTGAGCACGGCGCGTTGCTCTTTACCGAGAATGGCATTTTTGCTGCGCCAGCTTATCCGCTGGAATCCATTTTTGATCCGACCGGCGCAGGCGACACGTTTGCCGGCGGCTTCATTGGCTACATCGCCAAGCATGACGATATTTCAGAAAACACGCTTCGCAAAGCGGTGCTTTACGGCAGCACCATGGCCAGCTTCTGCGTTGAAAAGTTTGGCCCAGATCGGATTCAAGAAATCTCCGATCTTGAAATCCAAGATCGCTTCCAAAGCTTCTTAAATCTTTCCAGAATTGAGGATTAACATCGGGCATTGAGCAGAGGGAAAAGCTCGGGCTTTTCTCTCTGCCTTTTTGTTTATTGACCAGCATTTCCCCATCTTCGCCAAATCAAACTTCTCAAAAGATCTCCATTTTAACAGAGCATTCCGTATCTTTGGCAACATGTGTAGCACTTTGAAACCTACCAACTCAATTAAGTTCATGAATAATCAACCTGTTACCGTTATTACTGGCGGCGCTGGCTTTCTTGGCTCCCACCTCTGTGATCGCTTTATTGCCGAAGGTCACAAAGTCATTGCCATCGATAATTTTATCACCGGTAATCCTGACAACATCGCGCATTTAATGGGCAATGAAAACTTCAAGTTCATCAAGCACGATGTCACGGAGTTTATTTATGTTGAAGGCAAGGTCGATAACATCCTCCATTTTGCATCGCCAGCCAGCCCAATTGATTACTTGAAACTTCCGATTCAAACACTGAAAGTCGGCTCGCTCGGCACACACAAAGCGCTTGGGCTTGCTAAAGCAAAAGGCGCGCGCTTTTTGCTCGCCTCCACTTCTGAGGTTTATGGCGACCCGCTGGAGCATCCGCAAAAAGAGACTTATTGGGGAAATGTGAATCCGATTGGCCTGCGTGGCGTGTATGACGAAGCCAAGCGCTTTGCCGAATCGATGACGATGGCCTATCATCGCTATCACAATTTGGATACGCGGATTTTGCGCATTTTTAATACTTATGGCCCGAGAATGCGCCTCAACGATGGTCGCGCACTTCCAGCTTTTGTGCACTCCGCGCTGAACGGCACGCCGATGACTGTTTTCGGCGATGGCTCTCAAACCCGCAGTTTCTGCTATGTTTCTGATTTGGTTGAAGGCATTTGGCGACTTTTAAACTCCAACGAAACTGAGCCGGTCAACATCGGCAACCCCGATGAAATTACCATTTTGGATTTTGCCAAAGAAGTTCAAACGATTGTGAAGGAATTGACCGGAAAAGACACCGAAATTATTTTCAAAGAATTGCCCTCCGACGACCCAAAAGTCCGCAAACCCGATAACACCAAAGCCAAAGAACGCCTTGGCTGGGAGCCGACCATCAACCGCGCGGAAGGCTTGCGCAAAACCATTTCATATTTCTTTAAGCAAGCAGGGATTATTTAATCAATTTGAAAAACTTCATAAACAGATAGAGAAAATTCATGGTAGTACTCGATGGAAAAAAGCTTTCACAGGAAATTAAAGCTGAGCTAAAAACAAAAGTTGAGCAGTACAAACAAGAGATTCAAAAAGTGCCTGGCCTAACGGTTATCATTGTTGGAGAAGATCCGGCCTCGCAAGTCTATGTTCGAAACAAAGCCAAGTCGTGCAACGAAATCGGCATGGCATCCGAAGTGATTGAACTTCCGGCAAGCACCTCTCAAGAAGAGCTACTCAAAAAAATTGCGGATTTGAATCACAATCCCAACGTGCATGGCATTTTAGTGCAGCAGCCTTTGCCGAAGCACATCGATGAGTTCGCCGTCACGCTGGCCATTGCACCGGAAAAAGATGTCGATGGATTTCATCCTGAAAATGTTGGAAGGCTTGTGCTCGGGCATTTGGACAAATGTTTTGTAAGCTGCACACCGTTTGGCATCATTGAAATTTTGAAACGCTATAATATTGAAACCAAAGGCAAGCATTGCGTGATTGTTGGTCGTAGCAATATTGTGGGAAAACCGATGGCAAACTTGATGGTGCAAAAATTGGCGTACATGAACTGCACCGTAACCGTTTGCCACTCCGCAACGCCAGACATCGCCACTTACACAAAACAAGCCGATATTTTAATTGCTGCCATTGGCAAGGCTCGTTTTATTACAGGCGATATGATTAAAGCAGGCGCTGTGGTAATCGACGTGGGCATTAACCGGATTGAAGCAACAAACACAAAGAGCGGCTATCGCTTGGTGGGCGATGTTGATTTTGAGGCTGCTTCTCAAAAAGCCAGCGCGATTACGCCCGTTCCAGGTGGCGTTGGGCCAATGACAATTTCTATGTTGCTTGCCAACACCATGAAATCCTTCGAGCATTTTTTAGCTTAAAACAGAACTGCTGCCTTTCTAAAGACAGGCAAACTTGATCCTTGAAAAACTTGCTTCTCACAGATTGGGCAACAGGTATGCGCCAGTCTGTGAGAGCATGGTTTTTATACGATGCAATGTTTGAACACCGCCTTACCCTTCTAAATACTAACCAGAGATCCTTTCTTTTTTAGCCAGCAAGTCTTCTTTAGATTCCTGATAATTTGGGTCGGGCTGAATGGCCTCGCTTGGGCAGTTTTCCATGCACTGAGGCGCATCAAAATCACCCACGCATTCTGTGCAAAGATCAGGATTGATGGCATAGCCACTTTCAGCGTAATCAATGGCATTATTTGGGCATTCATCAACGCAAACGCCGCAAGAAATACAATCCTCTGTGATGTAAAGTGCCATAAATGATACTTCCTTTTTTAAGATTTAAAACCGAAATGATTCACGAAAAATATAATCAACTTGGTTCAATGACAAGGGCTGGCCATCCCCTTGCGTTCAACAATTTAACCGCTCAATGATTCACCCTAACGTTGCAGCCGGAAAAGCTCAGGCTGTCGTAGATGATTCATCTGCCTTACCTTTTGCAGGCTGAGTTGCAAACTGGGCTTTTAATTCCGCCAACTCTCGCGAGAGCGCTTCAATTTTCAAGCCGTGCGTTTCGAGCAATGCGCCGTAATGGCGACCGCCCGCATTCATTCCTGCCCCATCCTGATGCCGCCGTCCATGACCATTGCATCGGCCACCGCCGTTTCCAGCACCTTTTCCGGCGTGTTGATTTTTCGCCCATGTTGGGCCTGTTCCATCTCCTAATGGCATAATTGACTCCTATTTGTTTTAGTTAGTTCTGCAAACAAATCTTATCAAGAAACACTTATCTCTACAATTAAGCACGACCCCGACGGCGCCTCTGTCGGCCATGTTTTGCGCCTGTAAAAAATAGCTTCATATCTTCCACATTTTCCGAACCGCATTCTGGGCAATTTTGCGACGATTCGCTTGGCTCGGCTTGCTGCTCCTCACCACAATCGCTGCAGCGCAAACGCGTGGATTGTAAATCAATATGGCCGCCTTCTATTACCAGCTCTTTGGCTTCGATAATGGCTGAGGCCAATTTCGTTCTGGCTCTTTCGATCAATCTCGTAAAAGTCGGCCTCGAGATGCCCATCTTTTCAGCCGCTTCTAAATGTTCAAGCTTTAAATAATCCGCCAGCCGAATTGCTTCATATTCATCCAATGCCAGTATCGCTTGTTCCAAGACCTTTCGAGGCACTCCCACCGGTTTAAAACTTTTACATTTTGGCAATCGGGTTACCTTCCGAATTTGAAAAGGTCTTGGCATTTTTATCTTTCTTTATTTTGAACTTATGTTCATAATCTATAAAAACGATTCATCATTTGCAAGCGAATTGCATGTGATTTTTATAAAAAAATGCGCTCTCAAACAGACTTTTTTTCTAAAAAGAAAACTCACCACAAATGCACTTTGCTTCGCTAAAAAGCACCCACATAAAAAGCATCCTTTCTTTATTGTTTTAGGGAGGTGAAGGATTTATGATGCCTTCTGTTCAAAGAACAAAGTAAGTTAGGCTGCAAAAAACAACGAAGAAAAGATGAAATCGCCCCTGCTATTTTTTGTGTGCATTCATGAGGATAAGGGACATTCCACAAAAATGGCTTGCCGCAACTATTTGTCGCCCATTTTGCAGCGCGCTATTTTTATCACGGATTCTTTATTTTAGCTGGAAACCATTTAGCTAACCTTGATAAACCGATCGGACTTTTGGCCAAAAAAGCTGTTTTTAACGACATCGAAGCCGCGCTGAAACAAAAGCGTTTTCAGCCGATTTATTTTTTCTTCGGGCGCGAGGATTTTTTGATCGAAGAACTCGTCCGCATTATTAAAGCTGAAGCGTTTCATAGCGCGGAGGATTCGAACTTGAACTTCACGCTGCTTTATGGTGAAGAGCAAACGCTTGGCGATGTGGTTTCTGTTGCGTCGGAATATCCCATGTTTTCGGAACGGCGGCTTGTTGTTGTCAAATCGTTCGACAAGCTCAAAAAAGATCGCAGCCGCGAGAAGCAAAAAGCGCAAACCGCACTTTTTACTGAATACCTCAAAAATCCGCTGCCGTCAACCATTTTGGTTCTAACCACAGGCAAACTCGACAAAGCCACGCTTTCAAAAGAACCGTTTCCATTGCTACAGTCATTTTCTTATGAGTTTGACCAAATTCAAGACGCTGGCCGTTTTGCCGAAGAACGCGCGAAACGCTACGGATGGACGCTTAGCCCGCAAGCCATTAAAATTTTGGTGACTTTTGCCGGAAACTCTGCTCGCGAACTGGACGCTGAAATTCAAAAGCTCTCGCTTTTTGCGGATGGCAAATCTGGTGAAAAAATCCTGACCGACGCCGAAGTGCTTCAAACCGTCGGACTTTCCCGCGAATACAACGTGTTTGAATTGGACAAAGCGATTGTTGCAGGCGATCTTCGCATGGCCAGCGGCATTGCCCTGATGATTCTCGAACACGAAGGCGAAAAAACCGGCCTTTTCGCCATTTTGAACTACCTCATCATGTTTTTCACGCGGCTTTGGAAATTGAAAATGCCCGCCGTGCAGCGCATGACTCACGCCGACATCGCCAAAGAACTTGGCATGTATGGCTCGCAAGCGTATTTCCTAAAAGACTATCTTTCTTACACCGGACGCTTTTCCGTTTTGCAAATCGAAAATGCGCTGATTGCGCTCCACGAAGCGGATTTAGCGCTAAAAGGCATTTTGCCCATTCAGGATGAAAAACTCTTGATTCTTTCACTTATGCGAAAAATTTTAACCTAACCGTTTTTGGCAAGAAATA
Above is a window of Chloroherpeton thalassium ATCC 35110 DNA encoding:
- a CDS encoding UDP-glucuronic acid decarboxylase family protein, producing the protein MNNQPVTVITGGAGFLGSHLCDRFIAEGHKVIAIDNFITGNPDNIAHLMGNENFKFIKHDVTEFIYVEGKVDNILHFASPASPIDYLKLPIQTLKVGSLGTHKALGLAKAKGARFLLASTSEVYGDPLEHPQKETYWGNVNPIGLRGVYDEAKRFAESMTMAYHRYHNLDTRILRIFNTYGPRMRLNDGRALPAFVHSALNGTPMTVFGDGSQTRSFCYVSDLVEGIWRLLNSNETEPVNIGNPDEITILDFAKEVQTIVKELTGKDTEIIFKELPSDDPKVRKPDNTKAKERLGWEPTINRAEGLRKTISYFFKQAGII
- the folD gene encoding bifunctional methylenetetrahydrofolate dehydrogenase/methenyltetrahydrofolate cyclohydrolase FolD, whose amino-acid sequence is MVVLDGKKLSQEIKAELKTKVEQYKQEIQKVPGLTVIIVGEDPASQVYVRNKAKSCNEIGMASEVIELPASTSQEELLKKIADLNHNPNVHGILVQQPLPKHIDEFAVTLAIAPEKDVDGFHPENVGRLVLGHLDKCFVSCTPFGIIEILKRYNIETKGKHCVIVGRSNIVGKPMANLMVQKLAYMNCTVTVCHSATPDIATYTKQADILIAAIGKARFITGDMIKAGAVVIDVGINRIEATNTKSGYRLVGDVDFEAASQKASAITPVPGGVGPMTISMLLANTMKSFEHFLA
- a CDS encoding YfhL family 4Fe-4S dicluster ferredoxin translates to MALYITEDCISCGVCVDECPNNAIDYAESGYAINPDLCTECVGDFDAPQCMENCPSEAIQPDPNYQESKEDLLAKKERISG
- a CDS encoding DUF134 domain-containing protein, with the translated sequence MPRPFQIRKVTRLPKCKSFKPVGVPRKVLEQAILALDEYEAIRLADYLKLEHLEAAEKMGISRPTFTRLIERARTKLASAIIEAKELVIEGGHIDLQSTRLRCSDCGEEQQAEPSESSQNCPECGSENVEDMKLFFTGAKHGRQRRRRGRA
- the holA gene encoding DNA polymerase III subunit delta, which produces MPQLFVAHFAARYFYHGFFILAGNHLANLDKPIGLLAKKAVFNDIEAALKQKRFQPIYFFFGREDFLIEELVRIIKAEAFHSAEDSNLNFTLLYGEEQTLGDVVSVASEYPMFSERRLVVVKSFDKLKKDRSREKQKAQTALFTEYLKNPLPSTILVLTTGKLDKATLSKEPFPLLQSFSYEFDQIQDAGRFAEERAKRYGWTLSPQAIKILVTFAGNSARELDAEIQKLSLFADGKSGEKILTDAEVLQTVGLSREYNVFELDKAIVAGDLRMASGIALMILEHEGEKTGLFAILNYLIMFFTRLWKLKMPAVQRMTHADIAKELGMYGSQAYFLKDYLSYTGRFSVLQIENALIALHEADLALKGILPIQDEKLLILSLMRKILT